In one Magallana gigas chromosome 9, xbMagGiga1.1, whole genome shotgun sequence genomic region, the following are encoded:
- the LOC136271388 gene encoding uncharacterized protein, which translates to MCDSNNKRALRDLSISFIEDPRTPKKSREHDSTPTEIEVSVKSPPEPIMQSTPNATAEQGTQPTADPNQQGFHHQYVFSSPITISAEDIQKIAEAVRVVVRESLREEMSQMIAEKVKPLCIQVDKLRDENKQLKMQLDELEQYGRRPLIRISGIPESSAEDTKAKIIDVTTKAGIELSPDDIINSHRAGKPRNGPRQIIARLKSVDPKFGILKDQKKLRSHIDTKNVRFNEDLTKFRDRLMYLCRQLCRRGRLSKVWSSTGKTSVKDINGKVYHIREESELVQFGHDIRDDI; encoded by the coding sequence ATGTGTGATTCCAACAACAAAAGGGCATTGAGAGACCTATCCATATCATTCATTGAGGATCCTCGCACCCCCAAAAAATCAAGAGAACACGACAGCACACCTACAGAGATTGAAGTATCTGTCAAATCTCCCCCTGAACCAATAATGCAGTCTACACCTAATGCAACTGCTGAGCAAGGCACACAACCAACTGCAGATCCCAATCAGCAGGGTTTCCATCATCAATATGTGTTCAGCTCCCCCATCACTATATCAGCCGAGGATATTCAGAAAATAGCAGAGGCTGTGAGAGTGGTCGTAAGAGAGTCTCTCCGAGAGGAGATGTCGCAAATGATAGCTGAAAAGGTCAAACCATTGTGTATCCAGGTTGATAAACTACGTGATGAAAACAAGCAACTCAAAATGCAGTTGGATGAACTAGAACAATACGGGAGAAGACCTCTGATCCGAATCTCGGGCATTCCTGAATCCTCAGCTGAAGACACGAAAGCCAAAATTATCGATGTCACAACCAAGGCCGGGATCGAACTCTCTCCGGACGACATTATAAATTCCCACCGAGCTGGAAAACCGCGAAACGGGCCCCGACAGATTATTGCGAGACTGAAATCTGTTGACCCGAAATTCGGAATCCTAAAGGATCAGAAAAAACTGCGTTCCCATATCGACACGAAGAACGTCAGGTTCAACGAAGACCTAACCAAATTCCGAGACAGACTGATGTATTTATGCAGACAACTGTGTCGTCGCGGTCGACTAAGTAAGGTGTGGTCATCGACCGGTAAAACATCGGTCAAAGACATCAATGGCAAAGTATATCACATTCGCGAGGAATCCGAGCTGGTTCAATTCGGCCACGACATTCGGGACGATATCTGA